In Epinephelus moara isolate mb chromosome 9, YSFRI_EMoa_1.0, whole genome shotgun sequence, a genomic segment contains:
- the LOC126395127 gene encoding regulator of G-protein signaling 7-binding protein B-like, translating into MCSAPYGRKKRPRSAGSIFPISKVAQTEPERRESTEGAVDGSRMTVQEFNTLVALYREQVISVGEISIDCPSLRAQMHHTRSKGCSMARAAHQDLTVISVSGLEDGEIHPEICRLFIQLQCCLEMFITEMLKSMCLLGVLQLHRKRTDSEPRLDLRVDESSDVPILEDRSSSPIDFPQEQWLVGMDIQNIERDMREMRNLLSKLRDTMPLPLKNQDDSSLLNLTPHPLVRQRKRRFPGLCCMVSG; encoded by the exons atgtgttctGCACCGTACGGGCGGAAAAAGCGCCCAAGATCTGCAGGGAGCATTTTCCCTATCAGTAAGGTGGCGCAGACGGAGCCGGAGCGCAGGGAGAGCACGGAGGGGGCCGTGGACGGCAGCAGGATG ACAGTGCAGGAATTCAACACCCTGGTTGCGCTGTACCGGGAGCAGGTCATCTCCGTCGGGGAGATCTCAATCGACTGTCCGTCTCTGCGGGCTCAGATGCACCACACACGGTCCAAAGGGTGCTCCATGGCCCGGGCTGCACACCAGGACCTCACCGTCATCTCTGTGTCAGG TCTAGAGGACGGGGAGATCCACCCTGAGATCTGTCGGCTCTTCATCCAGCTGCAGTGCTGCCTCGAGATGTTCATAACAGAGATGCTCAAATCCATGTGCCTGCTGGGggtgctgcagctgcacagaAAAA GAACAGACTCGGAACCGAGGTTGGATTTGAGGGTGGACGAAAGCTCGGACGTTCCCATCCTGGAAGACCGATCCTCCTCTCCCATCGACTTTCCTCAGGAGCAGTGGCTTGTGGGAATGGATATTCAAAATATAGAGAG AGATATGCGAGAGATGCGAAACCTACTCAGCAAACTCAGGGACACGATGCCATTGCCACTGAAAAACCAAG ACGACAGCAGCTTGTTGAATCTGACTCCACACCCGCTGGTCAGGCAGAGGAAGAGACGCTTCCCTGGACTCTGCTGCATGGTGTCTGGCTGA
- the c6 gene encoding complement component C6 — protein MAPSSRFLLLLQLLSWISVGLACFCDKYPWGSWSACSRTCNHGTQQRHRNIQYDDYYWKSSCNQLCDRNDRRACNNQACPINCILTEFGPWSDCSPCAKKQLRTRSVQRPSQFGGSACSVELTEERPCHPSTECKLPPVECKDNFKCDNGRCINSTLTCNKQNDCGDNTDEKDCSSFQIVCPADKRVAPGADLVGNGFDALAEEPRGAVLDNMFMGGTCTIKRPPTTLLYHRIPHNFENFEIKVGEVEDFSTDPQPLRAESISVSPSSSSEPSLEEHEVRFRFFPFFYYSGRLMSLKSSKAAFEASKKSDSKFIRVHQVLPVSTFKLRDPGDLVVSQPFLQFLHALPLEYNYALYRDIFQRFGTHYYSTGKLGGNYDLLYQYSREELKSSGQTTEHVVGCLSQETSWSVIFYSEHSRVHRCGDNKMTQKYEGSYIKAAEKSFSMVKGGRTREAAALAWERQGATPDKTSFKNWAKSVLDNPAVVEAKALVIIDLVRGIPCAATKRRHLREALLQYQEEFDTCKCSPCPNNARPVLSGTECKCLCQTGTYGSNCETRAPDYTSETVDGYWSCWGPWSRCDASMKRHRTRRCDNPTPLRGGQPCKGSRKQEEPCHISMFKTQETCDNDDDYTIGWTDELPPGVQGCLRPQGPANSFLRKAKQYYDFGEDEEFQCYTGFELDGFQYINCLPDGTWSQPSGKCVRKVCLPPEIPDGMTLFPNKEEYKVGDSVGLNCEEAGLQPLPSGLYKCGDSLTWEPPLPADLRCTDEEPFVPDSQCGPGEKLQDSKCVCIQRESCLSQPESLCILNLDVGVTVPMSLCSFHAGRCHGDPLFYVSDGECDTVAAAKLEWAMFRANMSSKSSVQEPCDLDTCYEWETCSALKKCECKAARNCPKVEEHMFCVKLTRTQRTRSMDLCSMAALKCASYQFEIVNEGVCESR, from the exons ATGGCTCCCTCCAGCCGGTTCCTTTTGCTGCTTCAGCTCCTCAGCTGGATATCAGTTGGCCTGGCCTGTTTCTGTGACAAGTACCCCTGGGGATCCTGGTCCGCCTGCTCCAGGACCTGCAACCACGGTACTCAGCagagacacag GAATATTCAATATGATGATTATTACTGGAAGAGCAGCtgcaaccagctgtgtgacagAAATGACAGAAGAGCTTGTAACAATCAGGCCTGTCCAATCAACTGCATACTGACAGAGTTTGGGCCTTGGTCCGACTGTTCGCCCTGCGCAAAGAAACAg TTACGGACGCGTTCTGTCCAGAGACCGTCCCAGTTTGGTGGATCGGCCTGCAGTGTGGAGCTGACAGAGGAGAGGCCCTGTCACCCCTCCACAGAGTGCAAGTTACCACCTGTGGAGTGCAAAGACAACTTCAAGTGTGATAACG GACGCTGCATCAACTCGACGCTTACATGCAACAAACAGAACGACTGTGGAGATAACACGGATGAAAAGGACTGTAGCAGCTTCCAAATTGTGTGTCCAGCGGACAAGAGAGTGGCTCCTGGGGCTGACCTGGTGGGGAATGG gtTTGATGCTCTGGCAGAGGAGCCCAGAGGAGCTGTACTGGACAACATGTTTATGGGAGGAACTTGCACCATTAAGAGGCCTCCAACCACGCTGCTCTACCACCGAATCCCTCACAACTTTGAGAACTTTGAGATAAAG GTTGGCGAGGTGGAGGACTTCAGCACCGATCCCCAGCCGCTGCGTGCTGAATCCATCAGCGTCAGTCCGTCCAGTTCATCTGAACCCAGCCTAGAAGAACATGAAGTGCGATTCCGTTTCTTCCCATTTTTCTACTACTCTGGGAGATTAATGTCACTCAAATCTAGCAAGGCAGCTTTTGAAGCTTCAAAGAAATCG GACTCCAAGTTTATCCGGGTGCACCAGGTTCTGCCTGTATCCACGTTCAAGTTGAGGGACCCAGGGGATCTTGTCGTGTCGCAGCCTTTTCTCCAGTTTCTTCACGCTCTTCCTCTTGAGTACAACTACGCCCTCTACAGGGATATCTTCCAGCGCTTCGGGACACACTACTACAGCACAGGGAAACTGGGAGGCAACTATGACCTACTGTACCAGTACAGTCGAGAGGAGCTCAAGAGTTCAG GTCAAACAACAGAACATGTCGTAGGCTGCCTGTCCCAAGAGACCTCCTGGTCGGTCATCTTCTACTCAGAACACAGCAGGGTACACCGATGTGGCGACAACAAGATGACTCAGAAATATGAAG GCTCGTACATCAAGGCAGCAGAGAAGTCCTTCTCCATGGTTAAAGGGGGCCGAACCAGAGAAGCAGCAGCTCTGGCCTGGGAGAGGCAGGGCGCGACTCCGGACAAAACATCCTTCAAGAATTGGGCCAAATCTGTTCTCGACAACCCTGCTGTGGTCGAAGCCAAG gCGCTTGTCATCATAGATTTGGTTCGGGGGATTCCATGTGCTGCCACAAAGAGGAGACATCTGAGGGAGGCCCTGCTGCAGTACCAGGAGGAGTTTGATACCTGCAAGTGCTCTCCCTGCCCCAACAACGCCAGACCTGTTCTCTCCGGAACAGAGTGCAAATGTCTTTGCCAGACCGGCACATATGGCTCTAACTGCGAGACACGAGCTCCCGACTACACGTCAG AGACAGTGGATGGTTACTGGAGCTGCTGGGGGCCCTGGAGTCGCTGTGACGCCTCAATGAAGAGACATCGGACGAGGCGGTGTGATAATCCCACCCCCCTCAGAGGAGGCCAACCCTGCAAGGGATCTAGGAAACAGGAAGAACCGTGTCACATCTCTATGTTCAAAAC ACAGGAGACCTGTGACAATGATGATGACTACACTATAGGCTGGACGGACGAGCTGCCTCCTGGTGTGCAGGGCTGTCTGAGGCCACAGGGGCCTGCCAACAGCTTCCTCAGG AAAGCGAAGCAGTATTATGACTTTGGTGAGGATGAGGAGTTCCAGTGCTATACTGGATTCGAGCTGGATGGCTTTCAGTACATTAACTGTCTTCCTGATGGGACATGGAGTCAACCAAGTGGAAAATGCGTCA GGAAAGTGTGCCTTCCTCCTGAGATACCTGATGGCATGACGCTGTTCCCCAACAAAGAAGAGTACAAAGTGGGGGACTCAGTGGGTTTAAATTGTGAGGAGGCGGGACTGCAGCCGCTGCCATCAGGCTTATACAAGTGCGGCGACAGTCTCACCTGGGAGCCTCCATTACCTGCTGACCTACGCTGCACTGATG AGGAACCGTTTGTTCCCGACAGTCAGTGTGGTCCCGGAGAGAAACTGCAGGACTCTAAATGTGTCTGTATCCAACGGGAGAGCTGCCT ttCACAACCCGAGAGTCTCTGCATCCTAAACCTGGACGTTGGTGTCACTGTGCCAATGTCCCTGTGCTCCTTCCATGCTGGTCGTTGCCATGGTGATCCACTCTTCTATGTCAGTGACGGCGAGTGTGACACGGTGGCTGCGGCCAAACTGGAGTGGGCCATGTTCAGAGCCAACATGTCCTCTAAGAGCTCTGTACAGGAGCCCTGTGATCTCGACACGTGTTATGAATGGGAGACCTGCTCTG cattAAAGAAGTGCGAGTGCAAAGCTGCCCGTAACTGCCCCAAAGTTGAAGAGCACATGTTCTGTGTGAAGCTGACGAGGACCCAGAGGACTCGCAGCATGGACCTCTGCTCCATGGCTGCCCTCAAATGTGCCAGCTACCAGTTTGAGATTGTCAATGAAGGTGTCTGTGAGTCCAGATGA